One Citrobacter amalonaticus genomic window carries:
- a CDS encoding LysR family transcriptional regulator yields MRINLDVLLILDAIDKYGTFAAAAESLFKTPAALSYMIQKLEKDLNIELLDRSGHRAKFTDTGLMMLEKGRLLLSAAKDLEKQALQLSSGWEKELVVALDVSFPFEVLLPLIDAFHALNKQTLLKFSYHTLAGSWEELTHNGADIILGAINEPPTSAAWSYKMLGTLDNVFVVAPNHPLAALSDRLTNEQLCLHRAIVISDSARFCHPLQTNLMEEQPQIHVDDFHSKVALLRAGMGCGFLPRHIASPWLATGELVEKSVISFREKDVAYMAWREGHNGLAHRWWRETLLASPDIARLYQ; encoded by the coding sequence ATGCGCATTAATCTGGACGTTCTGCTTATCCTGGACGCTATCGACAAATACGGTACTTTTGCCGCCGCTGCCGAATCGTTGTTTAAGACGCCCGCGGCGCTCAGCTATATGATTCAGAAGCTGGAAAAAGACCTGAACATCGAACTGCTTGACCGCTCCGGGCATCGGGCCAAATTCACCGATACCGGACTGATGATGCTGGAAAAGGGGCGTTTGCTGCTCAGCGCGGCAAAAGATCTGGAAAAGCAGGCGCTGCAACTGAGCTCCGGTTGGGAAAAAGAGCTGGTAGTTGCACTGGATGTCTCCTTCCCCTTTGAGGTGCTGTTACCTCTCATCGACGCCTTCCACGCGCTGAACAAACAGACGCTGCTTAAATTTTCATACCACACGCTGGCGGGGTCATGGGAAGAGCTAACGCATAATGGCGCGGATATCATTCTTGGCGCGATTAACGAACCGCCGACATCTGCCGCGTGGTCCTACAAAATGTTAGGCACTCTGGATAATGTCTTTGTGGTGGCGCCCAATCATCCGCTAGCCGCACTCTCTGACCGATTGACGAATGAACAACTTTGCCTGCACCGCGCCATTGTCATCAGCGACAGCGCGCGTTTTTGCCATCCGCTGCAAACCAACCTGATGGAAGAACAGCCGCAGATCCATGTCGATGATTTTCACAGTAAAGTGGCGCTGCTGCGCGCCGGGATGGGCTGTGGGTTTCTCCCGCGTCATATTGCCAGCCCGTGGCTTGCCACGGGCGAGCTGGTCGAAAAAAGCGTTATCTCGTTTCGCGAAAAAGATGTCGCCTATATGGCATGGCGCGAGGGTCACAACGGGCTGGCGCACCGCTGGTGGCGGGAAACGCTGCTTGCCAGCCCCGATATCGCGCGGCTGTATCAGTGA
- a CDS encoding antibiotic biosynthesis monooxygenase encodes MAQNTHVTLVITHTLQPDQAARYELWLGKIMPVAAAFPGHLGANVIRPTDGQNLWNIIIRFDTLEHLYNWTQSDTRRILVEEIAPLLAEGDKTEIHTEAAFWFTPPAPHVRQPLRWKQFLITLLVIFPSTNLVPWLTGMLLPSLKGTLLLHLINDACVVALVVWLWMPIVTRLFAGWLKKA; translated from the coding sequence ATGGCGCAGAATACACATGTGACGTTGGTAATTACGCATACGCTGCAGCCCGACCAGGCGGCGCGTTATGAGCTATGGTTGGGGAAAATCATGCCAGTCGCGGCAGCGTTTCCCGGGCATCTTGGGGCGAATGTGATTCGTCCGACGGATGGGCAAAATCTGTGGAACATCATTATTCGCTTCGACACGCTCGAGCATCTCTATAACTGGACGCAGTCAGACACGCGGCGGATCCTGGTCGAAGAGATCGCTCCACTGTTGGCGGAAGGCGATAAAACCGAGATCCACACCGAAGCGGCATTCTGGTTTACGCCCCCCGCGCCACACGTCCGTCAACCGCTGCGCTGGAAGCAGTTTCTGATCACCCTGTTGGTTATCTTCCCCAGCACCAATCTGGTGCCGTGGCTGACCGGCATGCTATTGCCGTCGCTGAAGGGAACGCTGTTACTGCATCTAATCAACGATGCCTGTGTGGTTGCGCTGGTGGTCTGGTTGTGGATGCCCATCGTAACCCGTTTGTTTGCCGGTTGGTTGAAAAAAGCCTGA
- the proY gene encoding proline-specific permease ProY, translated as MESNNKLKRGLSTRHIRFMALGSAIGTGLFYGSADAIKMAGPSVLLAYIIGGVAAYIIMRALGEMSVHNPSASSFSRYAQENLGPLAGYITGWTYCFEILIVAIADVTAFGIYMGVWFPTVPHWIWVLSVVLIICAINLMSVKVFGELEFWFSFFKVATIIIMIVAGFGIIIWGIGNGGQPTGIHNLWTNGGFFSNGWLGMVMSLQMVMFAYGGIEIIGITAGEAKDPEKSIPRAINSVPMRILVFYVGTLFVIMSIYPWNQVGTDGSPFVLTFQHLGITFAASILNFVVLTASLSAINSDVFGVGRMLHGMAEQGSAPKVFAKTSRRGIPWVTVMVMTIALLFAVYLNYIMPENVFLVIASLATFATVWVWIMILLSQIAFRRRLPPEEVKALKFKVPGGVATTIVGLIFLVFIIGLIGYHPDTRISLYVGCGWIVLLMIGWMFKRRHDRQMAQAQ; from the coding sequence ATGGAAAGTAATAACAAGCTGAAGCGTGGGCTAAGCACCCGACACATTCGCTTTATGGCCCTGGGCTCAGCAATCGGCACCGGGCTGTTTTATGGCTCTGCGGACGCCATCAAAATGGCCGGGCCGAGCGTGCTGCTGGCCTACATTATCGGTGGGGTGGCGGCCTATATCATTATGCGCGCGTTGGGGGAAATGTCTGTACACAACCCTTCCGCCAGCTCCTTTTCGCGCTATGCGCAGGAAAACCTCGGCCCGCTCGCCGGTTACATTACCGGCTGGACCTACTGTTTTGAAATCCTGATTGTCGCCATTGCCGACGTGACCGCGTTCGGCATCTATATGGGCGTCTGGTTTCCGACGGTGCCGCACTGGATCTGGGTGCTCAGCGTGGTGCTGATCATTTGCGCCATCAACCTGATGAGCGTGAAAGTGTTTGGTGAGCTGGAGTTCTGGTTCTCCTTCTTTAAAGTTGCCACCATCATCATCATGATTGTGGCTGGCTTCGGTATCATCATCTGGGGGATTGGCAACGGCGGACAACCGACCGGGATCCATAACCTGTGGACTAACGGCGGTTTCTTCAGCAACGGCTGGCTGGGGATGGTGATGTCGCTGCAGATGGTGATGTTTGCCTACGGCGGTATTGAGATCATCGGTATCACTGCCGGTGAAGCGAAAGACCCGGAGAAGTCTATTCCGCGCGCGATTAACTCGGTGCCGATGCGTATCCTGGTGTTCTATGTGGGGACACTGTTCGTCATTATGTCTATCTACCCGTGGAACCAGGTGGGAACCGACGGTAGCCCGTTTGTGTTGACCTTCCAGCATCTCGGTATCACCTTTGCTGCCAGCATTCTCAACTTTGTGGTGCTTACGGCGTCACTGTCGGCGATTAACTCTGACGTCTTTGGCGTCGGTCGTATGCTGCACGGGATGGCGGAGCAGGGCAGTGCGCCGAAAGTGTTCGCCAAAACCTCGCGTCGGGGGATCCCGTGGGTCACCGTGATGGTGATGACTATCGCTCTGCTGTTTGCGGTGTATCTGAATTACATCATGCCGGAGAATGTCTTCCTGGTGATTGCGTCGCTGGCGACCTTCGCGACGGTATGGGTGTGGATTATGATCCTGCTGTCGCAAATCGCTTTCCGTCGTCGTCTGCCGCCGGAAGAGGTGAAAGCGCTGAAGTTTAAAGTGCCGGGCGGCGTGGCAACGACCATTGTAGGCCTGATTTTCCTCGTCTTTATCATCGGACTGATCGGTTATCATCCGGACACCCGCATCTCGTTGTACGTTGGCTGTGGCTGGATTGTTCTGCTGATGATTGGCTGGATGTTCAAGCGTCGCCACGATCGTCAGATGGCGCAAGCGCAGTAA
- the phoB gene encoding phosphate response regulator transcription factor PhoB, with amino-acid sequence MARRILVVEDEAPIREMVCFVLEQNGFQPVEAEDYDSAVNQLNEPWPDLILLDWMLPGGSGLQFIKHLKREAMTRDIPVMMLTARGEEEDRVRGLETGADDYITKPFSPKELVARIKAVMRRISPMAVEEVIEMQGLSLDPTSHRVMTGENPLDMGPTEFKLLHFFMTHPERVYSREQLLNHVWGTNVYVEDRTVDVHIRRLRKALEASGHDRMVQTVRGTGYRFSTRF; translated from the coding sequence ATGGCGAGACGTATTCTGGTCGTAGAAGATGAAGCTCCAATTCGCGAAATGGTCTGTTTCGTGCTTGAGCAAAATGGCTTTCAGCCCGTTGAAGCTGAAGATTATGACAGTGCGGTGAACCAGCTTAATGAACCCTGGCCGGATTTGATCCTCCTTGACTGGATGTTGCCTGGTGGTTCTGGTCTACAGTTTATTAAACACCTCAAGCGTGAAGCGATGACCCGGGATATTCCGGTCATGATGTTGACCGCCAGAGGGGAAGAAGAGGATCGCGTACGCGGCCTGGAAACCGGCGCGGACGACTACATTACCAAACCGTTCTCGCCGAAAGAGCTGGTTGCCCGCATCAAAGCGGTGATGCGTAGGATTTCGCCGATGGCGGTGGAAGAGGTCATTGAGATGCAGGGGCTAAGCCTGGATCCCACCTCGCACCGCGTGATGACCGGCGAAAACCCGCTCGATATGGGGCCGACGGAATTTAAACTCCTGCATTTCTTTATGACGCATCCCGAGCGGGTTTACAGCCGTGAGCAACTGCTGAATCACGTCTGGGGCACCAACGTCTACGTTGAGGATCGCACGGTTGATGTGCATATTCGCCGTCTGCGTAAGGCGCTGGAAGCCAGCGGCCACGATCGGATGGTGCAGACGGTTCGCGGGACAGGGTATCGTTTTTCGACCCGTTTTTGA
- a CDS encoding amidohydrolase, translating into MSQTASLILTHGKIHTLDSHRPQADAVAIKDGKILATGTHDQVMRFAADGTQVIDLKGHTVIPGLNDSHLHLIRGGLNYNLELRWEGVPSLADALRMLKEQADRTPSPQWVRVVGGWSEFQFAERRMPTLEELNDAAPDTPVFVLHLYDRALLNRAALKAVGYTKATPDPAGGEIVRDGNGNPTGMLIAKPNAMILYSTLAKGPKLPLEMQVNSTRQFMRELNRLGLTSAIDAGGGFQNYPEDYEIIEQLHANNQMTVRIAYNLFTQRPKQELEDFERWTDMLKPGQGTDFYRANGAGEMLVFSAADFEDFLQPRPDLPQGMEDELERVVRHLVEHRWPFRLHATYDESISRMLDVFEKVNRDIPFNGLHWFFDHAETISERNIDRVKALGGGIAVQHRMAFQGEYFIDRYGKEAVKQTPPVAKMLAAEVPVGLGTDATRVASYNPWTALYWLVSGRTVGGTAMYDDNNRLPRDVALELWTAGSAWFSSEQGKKGRIAKDQLADLVVLSKDYFSVTEEEIKGIESVMTIVDGKVVYAAGQFTPLAPPAIPVVPDWSPVVKVPGHYRSAPPAAAKVGAVVQMHQCCGSCGVHGHQHDIARQSGIPVSDDRAFWGALGCSCFAF; encoded by the coding sequence ATGTCTCAAACTGCCTCATTGATTCTGACCCACGGAAAAATACATACCCTCGATAGCCACCGCCCGCAGGCTGATGCCGTGGCGATCAAGGACGGAAAAATTCTCGCCACGGGAACGCACGATCAGGTGATGCGTTTTGCCGCTGATGGTACACAGGTGATTGATCTGAAAGGTCACACTGTGATTCCGGGGCTTAATGATTCCCACCTGCATTTGATCCGCGGTGGGCTGAATTACAATCTGGAGCTGCGCTGGGAAGGGGTACCCTCGCTGGCCGATGCACTGCGTATGCTGAAAGAACAGGCCGACCGAACCCCGTCACCGCAATGGGTTCGCGTGGTGGGCGGCTGGAGTGAATTTCAGTTTGCCGAACGCCGGATGCCAACGCTGGAAGAGCTTAACGACGCCGCGCCGGATACTCCCGTTTTCGTGCTGCATCTGTACGATCGTGCGCTGTTAAACCGCGCGGCGCTGAAAGCCGTGGGATACACCAAAGCGACACCCGATCCGGCAGGCGGCGAGATCGTCCGCGATGGCAACGGTAACCCCACCGGGATGCTGATCGCCAAACCTAACGCCATGATCCTTTACTCGACGCTGGCGAAAGGGCCAAAACTGCCGCTGGAGATGCAGGTGAACTCCACCCGCCAGTTTATGCGTGAACTGAATCGTCTCGGACTGACCAGCGCCATCGACGCTGGCGGCGGTTTTCAGAACTACCCGGAAGATTACGAGATCATCGAGCAACTGCATGCCAACAATCAGATGACGGTGCGCATTGCCTATAACCTGTTTACTCAGCGGCCGAAGCAGGAGCTGGAAGACTTTGAGCGCTGGACCGATATGCTCAAGCCGGGCCAGGGGACCGATTTCTACCGTGCGAACGGGGCCGGGGAGATGCTGGTCTTCTCCGCAGCGGACTTTGAAGACTTCCTGCAACCGCGCCCGGATTTGCCGCAAGGGATGGAGGATGAACTGGAGCGCGTGGTGCGCCATCTGGTGGAGCACCGCTGGCCGTTCCGTCTGCATGCCACTTACGATGAATCCATCAGCCGGATGCTGGATGTGTTTGAGAAAGTGAACCGTGATATTCCATTCAACGGTCTGCACTGGTTTTTCGACCACGCCGAGACTATCAGCGAGCGCAATATTGATCGCGTGAAAGCGCTGGGCGGCGGCATTGCGGTACAGCATCGTATGGCCTTCCAGGGCGAATACTTTATCGACCGCTACGGGAAAGAGGCGGTGAAACAGACGCCGCCAGTGGCAAAAATGCTGGCCGCCGAGGTGCCGGTGGGGCTCGGAACCGATGCCACTCGCGTTGCCAGCTATAACCCGTGGACGGCGCTGTACTGGCTGGTGTCCGGGCGCACGGTCGGTGGGACGGCGATGTATGACGACAACAACCGTCTGCCGCGCGACGTGGCGCTGGAACTGTGGACAGCGGGGAGCGCGTGGTTTTCCAGCGAGCAGGGCAAAAAAGGGCGCATTGCTAAAGATCAACTGGCCGACCTGGTGGTGCTGTCAAAAGACTACTTCAGCGTCACGGAAGAGGAGATCAAAGGTATTGAGTCGGTGATGACGATTGTCGATGGCAAAGTGGTGTATGCCGCCGGACAGTTTACTCCGCTGGCGCCGCCTGCGATCCCGGTCGTCCCGGACTGGTCTCCGGTGGTGAAAGTGCCGGGACACTATCGCTCGGCGCCGCCAGCCGCCGCGAAAGTGGGTGCCGTGGTGCAGATGCACCAGTGCTGCGGGAGCTGCGGCGTGCACGGTCATCAGCATGATATTGCCCGTCAGTCGGGGATCCCGGTGTCTGACGATCGGGCCTTCTGGGGCGCGCTTGGCTGCTCGTGCTTTGCGTTTTAA
- the malZ gene encoding maltodextrin glucosidase produces MLNAWHLPVAPFVKQNKDQLTITLWLTGENLPQRVTLRAENDNEEIALAMHKLRTQPFPGVTAWRAAIDLRSGQPRRRYSFKLLWIDRQLWFTPQGFSRFPPARLEQFAVDAPDSGPQWVADQVFYQIFPDRFARSASRDAQQDQVYYHHAAGQEIVLRDWDEPLTAQAGGSTFYGGDLDGISEKLPYLKKLGVTALYLNPVFTAPSVHKYDTEDYRHVDPQFGGDPALMRLRLKTQQQGMRLVLDGVFNHSGDSHTWFDRHQRGSGGACHHPDSPWRDWYSFSPDGVALDWLGYSSLPKLDYQSENLVNEMYRGEDSIVRHWLKAPWNMDGWRLDVVHMLGEAGGARNNLQHVAGITQAAKGTQPDAYVFGEHFGDARQWLQADAEDAAMNYRGFTFPLWGFLANTDISYDPQQIDAQTCMAWMENYRAGLSHQQQLRMFNQLDSHDTARFKSLLGNDVARLPLAVVWLFSWPGVPCIYYGDEVGLDGDNDPFCRKTFPWQEEKQDATLLALYQRMAKLRHGIPALRYGGCQVVYAEDNVVVFLRVYQQQRVLVAINRGEACEVVLPASPLLNVKEWCGKEGKGQLSDDILTLPAISATLWVNH; encoded by the coding sequence ATGTTGAACGCCTGGCACCTACCGGTTGCCCCATTTGTTAAGCAAAACAAAGACCAACTGACCATTACGCTCTGGCTGACGGGGGAGAACCTGCCGCAGCGCGTCACGCTACGTGCGGAAAATGACAACGAAGAAATTGCGCTGGCGATGCACAAATTACGCACGCAGCCGTTTCCGGGCGTGACCGCCTGGCGTGCGGCGATTGATCTTCGCAGCGGGCAGCCGCGTCGGCGCTACAGCTTCAAGCTGCTCTGGATCGATCGCCAGTTGTGGTTTACACCGCAAGGATTCAGCCGTTTTCCGCCTGCTCGTCTGGAGCAATTTGCCGTGGATGCGCCGGACAGCGGGCCGCAGTGGGTGGCCGATCAGGTTTTCTACCAAATCTTTCCCGACCGTTTTGCCCGTAGCGCGTCACGCGACGCGCAGCAGGATCAGGTCTATTACCATCACGCCGCCGGGCAGGAGATTGTGCTACGTGACTGGGATGAACCGTTGACCGCGCAAGCTGGCGGCTCTACGTTTTATGGCGGCGACCTCGACGGCATCAGCGAAAAACTGCCGTACCTGAAAAAGCTGGGCGTCACCGCCCTGTACCTGAACCCGGTATTCACCGCCCCGAGCGTGCATAAATATGATACTGAGGATTACCGTCACGTTGATCCGCAGTTTGGCGGCGATCCGGCGCTGATGCGTCTGCGGTTGAAAACCCAACAACAGGGGATGCGGCTGGTGCTGGACGGCGTGTTTAACCACAGCGGCGACTCCCATACATGGTTCGATCGTCATCAGCGCGGCTCCGGCGGCGCGTGCCACCATCCGGATTCTCCCTGGCGTGACTGGTACAGCTTTTCGCCGGACGGCGTTGCGCTGGACTGGCTGGGATACTCCAGTCTGCCGAAGTTGGATTATCAGTCCGAAAATCTGGTCAACGAAATGTATCGCGGCGAAGACAGCATCGTTCGTCACTGGCTGAAAGCACCGTGGAACATGGATGGCTGGCGGCTCGACGTCGTGCATATGCTGGGTGAAGCGGGCGGTGCGCGTAATAACCTTCAGCATGTCGCCGGGATCACTCAGGCGGCGAAGGGAACGCAGCCTGACGCCTACGTCTTTGGCGAACACTTTGGTGATGCGCGACAGTGGCTGCAGGCGGATGCAGAAGATGCTGCGATGAACTATCGTGGCTTCACTTTTCCGCTGTGGGGTTTTCTTGCCAATACCGATATCTCTTACGATCCCCAGCAGATTGACGCGCAGACCTGTATGGCGTGGATGGAGAACTATCGCGCCGGGCTCTCTCATCAGCAGCAGTTGCGGATGTTCAACCAGCTCGACAGTCATGATACCGCCCGTTTCAAATCGCTCCTGGGCAATGATGTCGCCCGTCTGCCGCTGGCGGTCGTCTGGCTGTTTAGTTGGCCCGGCGTGCCCTGTATCTATTACGGCGATGAGGTGGGACTGGATGGCGATAACGATCCGTTCTGCCGCAAGACGTTTCCCTGGCAGGAGGAAAAACAGGATGCCACATTGCTTGCCTTGTACCAGCGGATGGCGAAGCTGAGGCATGGCATTCCGGCGCTACGCTACGGTGGGTGCCAGGTGGTCTATGCGGAAGACAACGTGGTGGTATTTTTGCGCGTCTACCAGCAGCAGCGCGTGCTGGTCGCCATTAACCGCGGCGAGGCGTGTGAAGTGGTGCTCCCGGCGTCACCGCTGCTCAACGTAAAAGAATGGTGCGGCAAAGAAGGGAAAGGGCAACTGTCTGACGATATTCTGACATTGCCGGCGATTTCCGCCACTCTCTGGGTGAATCACTGA
- a CDS encoding hydrolase, protein MSIRELINPSNSTLIFIDHQPQMAFGVANIDRQTLKNNTVALAKAGKIFNVPVIYTSVETKSFSGYIWPELLAVHPDVKPIERTSMNSWEDAAFVKAVAATGRKKLIISALWTEVCLTFPALMALEAGYEVYVVTDTSGGTSVDAHERAIDRMVQAGAVPVTWQQVMLEYQRDWSRKETYDAVMDLVREHSGAYGMGVDYAYTLVHGAPERKA, encoded by the coding sequence ATGTCTATTCGGGAACTGATTAATCCATCTAACTCGACGCTCATTTTTATTGACCATCAGCCGCAAATGGCATTTGGGGTAGCGAATATTGATCGCCAGACGCTGAAAAATAATACTGTCGCGCTGGCGAAAGCCGGCAAAATATTTAATGTGCCGGTCATTTATACTTCAGTCGAAACAAAAAGTTTTAGTGGTTACATCTGGCCTGAGTTACTGGCGGTGCATCCGGATGTGAAACCTATCGAACGTACCTCCATGAACTCCTGGGAAGACGCGGCGTTTGTGAAAGCCGTGGCGGCGACCGGGCGTAAAAAACTGATTATCTCTGCCTTATGGACTGAAGTGTGCCTGACCTTCCCGGCACTGATGGCGCTGGAAGCCGGTTACGAAGTGTATGTGGTAACGGATACCTCCGGCGGCACCTCTGTTGATGCGCATGAGCGCGCGATCGATCGCATGGTGCAGGCCGGCGCCGTACCGGTGACCTGGCAACAGGTTATGCTGGAGTACCAGCGTGACTGGTCACGCAAAGAGACCTATGACGCGGTGATGGATCTGGTTCGTGAACACAGTGGCGCTTACGGCATGGGCGTGGATTATGCCTACACCCTGGTGCACGGCGCGCCGGAACGTAAAGCCTGA
- the brnQ gene encoding branched-chain amino acid transporter carrier protein BrnQ, which produces MTHQLKSRDIIALGFMTFALFVGAGNIIFPPMVGLQAGENVWMAAFGFLITAVGLPVLTVIALAKVGGGVDSLSTPIGKVAGVLLATVCYLAVGPLFATPRTATVSFEVGIAPLTGDSTLPLFIYSVVYFSIVILVSLYPGKLLDTVGNFLAPLKILALIVLSVAAIIWPAGPISHAMEAYQTAAFSNGFVNGYLTMDTLGAMVFGIVIVNAARSRGVTEARLLTRYTVWAGLMAGVGLTLLYLALFRLGSDSATLVDQSANGAAILHAYVQHTFGGAGSLLLAALIFIACLVTAVGLTCACAEFFAQYVPLSYRTLVFILGGFSMVVSNLGLSHLIQISIPVLTAIYPPCIALVVLSFTRSWWHNSTRVIAPAMFISLIFGILDGIKASAIGDVLPAWTQRLPLAEQGLAWLMPTVVMVILAVVWDRAAGRQVTSSAH; this is translated from the coding sequence ATGACCCATCAGTTAAAATCGCGCGATATTATTGCGCTGGGCTTTATGACTTTTGCGCTGTTCGTCGGCGCAGGGAACATCATCTTTCCTCCAATGGTTGGTTTGCAGGCAGGCGAAAACGTCTGGATGGCGGCATTCGGTTTTCTGATCACCGCTGTTGGGCTACCGGTGCTGACCGTTATCGCGCTGGCGAAAGTCGGTGGTGGCGTTGACAGTCTGAGTACCCCTATCGGTAAAGTGGCTGGCGTTTTGCTGGCGACCGTCTGCTATCTGGCCGTCGGACCGTTATTTGCTACGCCGCGTACCGCAACGGTCTCTTTTGAAGTGGGCATTGCCCCGCTGACCGGCGACTCGACGCTGCCGCTGTTTATCTACAGCGTGGTCTATTTTTCCATTGTCATTCTGGTGTCGCTCTATCCGGGCAAACTGCTGGATACCGTGGGTAACTTCCTGGCGCCACTGAAGATTCTGGCGCTGATTGTGCTCTCCGTTGCGGCCATCATCTGGCCTGCCGGCCCGATCAGTCATGCCATGGAAGCCTATCAGACGGCGGCATTCTCCAATGGTTTCGTTAACGGTTACCTGACGATGGATACGCTGGGCGCGATGGTTTTTGGCATCGTTATTGTTAACGCCGCCCGTTCTCGCGGCGTGACCGAAGCGCGTCTGCTGACCCGTTATACCGTCTGGGCTGGCCTGATGGCGGGCGTAGGATTAACGTTGCTGTACCTGGCGCTGTTCCGTCTCGGATCTGACAGCGCCACGCTGGTCGATCAGTCGGCGAACGGCGCGGCGATCCTGCATGCCTATGTTCAGCACACCTTTGGCGGTGCGGGTAGCCTGCTGCTGGCGGCGCTGATCTTCATCGCCTGTCTGGTAACGGCGGTCGGCCTGACCTGCGCCTGCGCGGAATTCTTCGCCCAGTATGTGCCGCTCTCCTACCGCACGCTGGTGTTTATTCTTGGCGGCTTCTCGATGGTGGTTTCTAACCTGGGGCTCAGCCATCTGATTCAGATTTCTATTCCGGTGCTGACGGCAATCTACCCGCCGTGTATCGCACTGGTTGTATTAAGTTTTACCCGCTCATGGTGGCATAATTCGACCCGCGTCATTGCTCCGGCAATGTTTATCAGCCTGATTTTTGGTATCCTTGATGGTATTAAAGCATCGGCAATCGGCGACGTGTTACCGGCCTGGACCCAGCGCTTACCGCTGGCGGAACAAGGTCTGGCGTGGTTAATGCCTACCGTCGTGATGGTGATCCTGGCGGTTGTCTGGGATCGCGCAGCAGGTCGACAGGTGACTTCCAGCGCACACTAA
- the phoR gene encoding phosphate regulon sensor histidine kinase PhoR, whose product MLERLSWKRLVLELILCCIPTLILSAFLGYLPWFLLASVTGLLIWHFWNLLRLSWWLWVDRSMTPPPGRGSWEPLLYGLHQMQLRNKKRRRELGNLIKRFRSGAESLPDAVVLTTEEGGIFWCNGLAQQVLGLRWPDDSGQNILNLLRYPEFTQYLKLRDFSRPLNLVLNTGRHLEIRVMPYTDKQLLMVARDMTQMHQLEGARRNFFANVSHELRTPLTVLQGYLEMMHEQTLEGATREKALLTMRDQTSRMEGLVKQLLTLSKIEAAPTLLLNEQVDVPMMLRMVEREAQTLSQQKHTFSFEVDNQLKVLGNEEQLRSAMSNLVYNAVNHTPAGTHITVRWYAAPHGAEFSVEDNGPGIAPEHIPRLTERFYRVDKARSRQTGGSGLGLAIVKHALNHHESRLMIDSQPGKGTRFSFVLPERLIAKKSA is encoded by the coding sequence GTGCTGGAACGGCTGTCATGGAAAAGGTTGGTGCTGGAGCTGATACTTTGCTGTATCCCGACCTTGATCCTAAGTGCATTTTTGGGTTACCTGCCGTGGTTTTTACTGGCATCGGTAACAGGACTGCTTATCTGGCATTTCTGGAATTTATTACGCCTCTCATGGTGGCTGTGGGTCGACAGAAGCATGACGCCGCCGCCGGGACGAGGCAGTTGGGAACCGCTGCTGTATGGGTTGCATCAGATGCAACTGCGCAATAAAAAGCGTCGTCGTGAGCTGGGCAATCTGATTAAACGCTTTCGCAGCGGGGCGGAGTCGCTGCCCGATGCGGTGGTGTTGACCACCGAAGAGGGGGGGATCTTCTGGTGTAACGGTCTGGCGCAACAGGTGCTGGGCTTACGCTGGCCGGACGATAGCGGACAGAACATCCTGAACCTGCTGCGTTATCCGGAGTTTACGCAGTACCTCAAGTTGCGGGATTTCAGCCGACCGTTAAATCTGGTGCTTAATACCGGCCGACACCTGGAAATCCGCGTCATGCCGTATACCGATAAGCAACTGCTGATGGTGGCGCGCGACATGACCCAGATGCACCAGCTCGAAGGCGCGAGACGCAATTTCTTCGCCAACGTGAGCCACGAACTGCGTACCCCGCTCACGGTGTTGCAGGGCTATCTTGAAATGATGCACGAGCAAACGCTGGAAGGGGCAACGCGCGAAAAAGCGCTGTTAACGATGCGCGACCAGACCTCGCGCATGGAAGGACTGGTGAAACAGTTGCTCACGCTGTCGAAAATCGAAGCCGCCCCGACGCTTCTGCTCAATGAGCAGGTCGATGTCCCTATGATGCTGCGGATGGTTGAACGCGAGGCGCAGACGCTCAGTCAGCAGAAGCACACGTTCAGTTTTGAGGTGGATAACCAGCTGAAAGTACTGGGGAATGAAGAGCAACTGCGTAGCGCGATGTCCAACCTGGTGTATAACGCGGTGAACCATACCCCAGCGGGAACCCATATCACCGTCCGCTGGTATGCGGCGCCGCACGGCGCGGAGTTTAGCGTGGAGGATAACGGACCGGGCATTGCGCCGGAACATATCCCACGGTTAACAGAGCGATTTTATCGGGTGGATAAAGCGCGATCGCGGCAAACGGGCGGCAGTGGACTGGGACTGGCTATCGTTAAACACGCGCTGAATCATCACGAAAGTCGCCTGATGATCGACAGTCAACCGGGTAAAGGGACGCGCTTTAGTTTTGTGCTGCCGGAACGATTAATTGCCAAAAAAAGTGCTTAA